Proteins from a single region of Xenopus laevis strain J_2021 chromosome 9_10S, Xenopus_laevis_v10.1, whole genome shotgun sequence:
- the LOC108702383 gene encoding chemokine-like receptor 1, with the protein MDERLLTENLCYFFWDLHNQKGDLQDIDSITEPPLIVQHIVLVGSILICAIGLIGNAMVIYLTGFIMKSHKCKIWFLNLALADFIFLLCMSLEIVADFKGNWIFGLALCKTFNFLSMCNKYSSVFIITALNIERVLSVAKPIWHLRVFSRRICFWICSVIWSVTVIFSFPVIYFSTLSTNDDGNRECNWFHFRSSQRNIDEEEDYMAYGEYTTVIFIPNNENGVLPHIREHCKISDCCFSAEIHELWSNSIILSKTVIIPMLLFGCFIPFCIIVLSNVTIAIKVSKSPTLKPPRLYKIVITVVLAYFLTWTPYVIGLIFIFKAVFTMDFSLLFQIIKYIPLLGMIENMSSCLNPLIYVLVDQRVRIALTCSKRKKTRENLTST; encoded by the coding sequence ATGGATGAAAGGCTGCTCACTGAAAATCTCTGTTACTTCTTCTGGGACCTACATAACCAGAAGGGTGATCTCCAAGACATAGACAGCATCACAGAGCCACCACTGATTGTCCAGCACATAGTGCTTGTGGGGTCCATTCTAATCTGTGCAATAGGTCTAATAGGCAATGCTATGGTTATCTATCTTACTGGATTTATCATGAAATCCCATAAATGCAAAATCTGGTTTCTGAACTTGGCCTTAGCTGATTTTATATTTCTCCTGTGCATGTCACTTGAAATTGTTGCTGACTTTAAAGGGAACTGGATCTTTGGCCTGGCTCTTTGTAAAACGTTTAATTTTCTGTCCATGTGCAACAAATACTCCAGCGTTTTCATCATTACAGCCCTGAACATTGAACGTGTCCTGTCTGTGGCTAAACCAATATGGCATCTAAGGGTCTTCTCTCGACGCATTTGCTTCTGGATCTGTTCAGTCATTTGGTCAGTAACAGTGATCTTTAGTTTTCCCGTGATATATTTTAGTACTCTCTCTACTAATGATGATGGGAACAGAGagtgcaattggtttcattttagaAGCAGCCAAAGAAATATTGATGAAGAGGAAGATTATATGGCCTATGGAGAGTACACAACAGTAATTTTTATCCCCAACAATGAAAACGGGGTGCTCCCACATATCCGTGAGCATTGTAAAATCAGTGACTGCTGTTTTAGTGCAGAAATACATGAATTATGGAGTAACAGTATCATTTTATCAAAGACTGTTATAATCCCAATGCTCTTGTTTGGCTGTTTTATCCCTTTTTGTATTATTGTGCTTTCCAATGTCACTATTGCCATAAAAGTTAGTAAATCCCCAACACTAAAGCCTCCAAGACTGTACAAAATTGTAATCACCGTGGTCCTGGCTTATTTCCTAACCTGGACTCCCTATGTCATAGGGCTGATTTTCATTTTCAAAGCTGTTTTCACCATGGATTTCTCTCTGCTTTTTCAAATAATTAAGTATATACCTCTGCTGGGAATGATAGAAAATATGAGCAGCTGCCTCAACCCCCTAATTTATGTACTGGTTGACCAAAGAGTACGAATTGCGCTCACGTGTTCTAAAAGAAAGAAGACAAGAGAGAATTTAACAAGTACCTAA